The following proteins come from a genomic window of Paenibacillus spongiae:
- a CDS encoding spore germination protein has translation MNRKTIELGSSWSEQKLRQLFDTSTDVKLQKFHFQGLDKSSDLMLIFSEGLCDSSLIVKIVQPELNRVFHQVGFESFVLGQSVGPLPLIPFEKGGTQEDIVDAVFQGDLVLVFLNTNTLFSLNLSHRPDRSPEESSTEISIKGPKDGFVESYLTNIALIRKRIRSTSLCCESFILGKRTRTKVGLLYISDILSPTILKEVRARLNKIDVDGLYSVNQLEEALSDVKYPLFPLLDFSGRPDYAVSGLLAGRFVIIIDGNPLCLIGPASFGLVLKSPEDVHFSFQYVSFARLIRVLSFWLSLLLPGFWVALSAFHQDQIPFRLMATISVSRLGLPFSAQMEMFILLMLLEIFREAGVRLPTSIGQTLTVIGALVIGDAAIRSGLVSPSVVVVGAITAVMGVTLVNQTLSTILSVLRLAIFIVSSVIGMYGLILCIILLLFYMSRLKSFGVPYLAPLSPPYMRDILRGYLRLPWSKMRYRPKAIHPIDPDHQGDDNQ, from the coding sequence ATGAATAGAAAAACTATAGAACTTGGTTCGAGTTGGTCGGAGCAAAAGTTGCGTCAATTATTCGATACCTCGACCGACGTAAAACTCCAAAAATTTCATTTTCAAGGACTGGATAAATCATCTGATTTAATGTTGATTTTCTCAGAAGGACTTTGCGATAGTTCCCTAATCGTGAAGATCGTACAGCCTGAATTGAATCGTGTTTTCCATCAAGTTGGTTTCGAATCTTTTGTATTAGGACAATCCGTCGGCCCTTTACCACTTATTCCTTTCGAAAAAGGGGGTACACAAGAGGATATCGTTGATGCCGTTTTCCAAGGTGACCTCGTTCTGGTGTTCCTAAATACTAATACCCTTTTTTCGCTAAATTTGAGTCATCGCCCGGATCGCTCGCCCGAAGAATCAAGTACCGAAATTTCAATTAAAGGACCAAAAGATGGTTTCGTGGAAAGTTATCTGACCAATATTGCCTTGATTCGGAAACGAATTCGCAGCACTTCCCTATGCTGCGAATCCTTTATACTTGGAAAACGAACAAGAACGAAAGTCGGTTTATTATACATCAGTGACATCTTGTCGCCAACCATTCTAAAAGAGGTTCGGGCACGTTTAAACAAAATTGATGTAGATGGCTTATATAGCGTTAATCAGCTCGAAGAAGCTCTTTCAGATGTTAAATACCCGTTATTTCCGTTACTTGATTTCTCGGGACGTCCGGATTATGCAGTCAGCGGCTTGTTAGCCGGAAGGTTTGTCATTATTATCGACGGTAATCCCTTGTGTTTAATTGGCCCGGCATCTTTTGGGCTCGTATTAAAGTCACCGGAAGATGTGCATTTTAGTTTTCAATACGTCTCATTCGCTCGGTTGATTCGCGTTCTTAGCTTTTGGCTTTCCTTATTGCTGCCTGGCTTCTGGGTGGCCTTATCTGCATTCCATCAGGATCAAATACCGTTCCGGTTGATGGCAACTATATCAGTGTCCCGACTCGGCCTTCCTTTTTCAGCCCAAATGGAGATGTTCATTTTGCTCATGCTTCTAGAGATTTTTAGGGAGGCAGGCGTACGTCTGCCCACTTCAATCGGCCAAACCTTAACAGTCATTGGTGCGCTAGTCATCGGCGATGCCGCTATCCGGTCTGGGCTCGTATCTCCTTCCGTCGTCGTTGTTGGCGCAATAACGGCTGTAATGGGGGTTACGTTAGTCAATCAAACGCTTAGTACCATTTTAAGCGTCCTTCGTCTTGCCATCTTTATCGTTTCTTCGGTTATTGGAATGTACGGGCTCATACTCTGCATTATATTGCTGTTGTTTTATATGTCCAGATTAAAGTCCTTTGGTGTTCCTTATTTAGCCCCGTTATCCCCCCCTTACATGAGAGATATTTTGAGGGGATATTTGCGACTTCCATGGAGTAAAATGCGATATCGTCCGAAAGCGATACATCCGATCGACCCGGATCATCAAGGAGATGATAACCAATGA
- a CDS encoding Ger(x)C family spore germination protein, which translates to MRRKGKLALMCAAFLFLLTACWNSKDIQSMAYVTAIGCDYENGKYITYAQVLNFSNVAKGESVEIGKNIPTWIGQGEGFTLTESFNSIYTTSQLRLFWGHVRALVVTERFLKKGEHVIKEAYDMLNRYREIRYNILVYGTKEPIRDILSQKSNLNLSPLETIMDNPTQGYSQRSYILPTYSFKFKSLIDEPAGAVLLPSLSIDRKSWTEDKKKKSMFSINGAYLMSNNQVRGWLSEQDLSGYRWIEKDLMRSPINIPDNSHPDAAIVLIKPKPKIEYVFRNGKTFYTIKLSIQAYVDELVRDLSKKDIEEQSAKVIEKQIRATYEKGLSIKADVLNLTEHLYRYNPKLWRNTRRGESFLLDKDSLERIEVTVHLLHSGKYKLRAG; encoded by the coding sequence ATGAGAAGAAAAGGGAAATTAGCGCTGATGTGCGCCGCCTTCTTGTTCCTGTTGACCGCGTGTTGGAATTCTAAGGATATACAGAGCATGGCCTATGTTACTGCTATCGGGTGTGATTACGAGAATGGAAAATATATTACCTATGCTCAAGTACTTAACTTTTCCAATGTAGCCAAAGGGGAATCCGTGGAAATTGGCAAAAATATACCCACTTGGATCGGACAAGGAGAAGGTTTTACCTTAACCGAATCGTTCAATTCCATTTACACTACCTCACAGTTAAGATTATTCTGGGGGCACGTAAGGGCACTTGTCGTAACTGAACGGTTTTTGAAAAAGGGAGAACACGTAATAAAAGAAGCGTATGATATGCTCAACCGTTACCGGGAAATACGGTACAACATCTTAGTTTACGGGACGAAAGAACCGATCCGGGATATACTTTCGCAAAAATCGAACCTAAATCTGTCCCCGCTTGAAACGATAATGGACAACCCCACGCAGGGTTACTCCCAGCGCTCATATATATTACCGACGTATAGTTTCAAATTTAAGTCTCTGATTGATGAACCCGCAGGTGCTGTGTTGCTTCCCTCGCTCTCCATTGATCGTAAATCGTGGACCGAGGATAAGAAAAAGAAGTCCATGTTCAGTATCAATGGCGCGTATTTGATGAGTAACAATCAAGTCAGAGGATGGCTTTCCGAACAGGACCTCTCGGGTTATCGATGGATTGAAAAAGATTTGATGCGCTCTCCGATTAACATTCCGGATAATTCACATCCTGATGCAGCGATTGTATTGATAAAGCCGAAACCCAAAATCGAATATGTTTTTCGAAATGGAAAGACGTTTTATACTATTAAGCTATCAATCCAAGCTTATGTGGATGAGCTGGTACGAGACCTCTCCAAGAAAGATATTGAAGAACAATCCGCTAAAGTAATTGAAAAACAAATTAGGGCTACCTATGAAAAGGGACTGAGCATCAAGGCGGATGTGTTAAACCTTACTGAGCATCTATATCGGTATAATCCCAAATTGTGGCGTAATACGCGCCGTGGAGAGTCGTTCTTATTGGATAAAGACTCGTTGGAACGAATTGAAGTAACTGTTCATCTATTGCATTCAGGCAAATATAAACTTCGGGCTGGTTGA
- a CDS encoding endospore germination permease, translated as MKNSTGKVSFLQIFMVMMLFNGLLSHVILNPLMLDASGRDAWISVLLTAALYMPWCALLVFIMKKSGGVKFQPWLAKQTSPFLSWLLLVPVVIQLYFIGGLTIMQTSLWTVADYLPATPPYVLIVVLVLVCHFAAKYGLSAIAICSGLLLPTVVCLGYLVSFGNMSEKNWLLLRPFLEEGWGPSFKGMIYAGGAFAELSLFLLLQHRLKTNVKTWQIMLLGLVLVYITLGPIVGAITEFGPKEAAKQMVSPYEQWRLLKIGNYIEHVDFLSVFQWLSGATVRISLAQFLITDLLPFRTPKARNWFLSFLTLSYITLTIITSHHHTFYVDMFETYLTLSLWVTLTLTLIWTIIAWFAKPAKGEIP; from the coding sequence ATGAAAAATTCAACTGGAAAAGTCAGCTTCTTGCAAATTTTTATGGTTATGATGCTGTTCAATGGATTATTAAGCCATGTCATTCTAAATCCGTTGATGCTTGACGCTTCCGGAAGGGACGCATGGATATCGGTCTTGCTCACAGCAGCACTGTATATGCCTTGGTGTGCCCTTCTTGTCTTTATAATGAAAAAATCCGGAGGGGTAAAATTTCAGCCTTGGTTAGCCAAACAAACATCCCCGTTTCTTTCGTGGCTGTTACTCGTGCCAGTTGTCATACAACTATACTTCATTGGTGGTCTTACCATTATGCAGACCTCACTATGGACGGTAGCCGATTACTTGCCGGCAACACCTCCATATGTGCTTATCGTCGTATTGGTTCTTGTCTGCCATTTTGCAGCCAAGTATGGGTTAAGTGCCATTGCGATATGTTCTGGTTTGTTGCTTCCTACCGTAGTTTGCCTAGGTTATCTTGTATCGTTCGGGAATATGTCAGAAAAGAATTGGTTATTGCTTCGTCCTTTTCTGGAAGAAGGTTGGGGACCCTCATTCAAGGGGATGATTTATGCCGGGGGCGCATTTGCCGAATTATCCTTGTTTTTGCTGCTTCAACATCGGTTAAAAACGAATGTTAAAACATGGCAAATAATGCTATTGGGCCTAGTGCTCGTTTATATAACCCTTGGCCCGATCGTAGGGGCGATTACCGAATTCGGACCCAAAGAGGCAGCAAAGCAAATGGTTTCGCCTTACGAACAATGGCGTCTCTTGAAAATAGGGAATTATATTGAGCATGTAGATTTTTTATCGGTCTTTCAATGGCTTTCCGGTGCAACGGTGCGGATCAGTCTTGCCCAATTTTTAATAACCGATTTACTCCCTTTCCGAACCCCCAAAGCACGTAACTGGTTTCTTTCTTTTCTAACGTTAAGTTATATTACATTAACTATAATAACAAGTCACCATCACACGTTTTACGTGGATATGTTTGAAACATACCTGACATTATCTTTATGGGTCACCTTAACCTTAACTCTAATTTGGACCATCATTGCTTGGTTTGCCAAACCTGCCAAGGGGGAAATACCATGA